AAAAGGGGATCCACAAAAAGTCGATAAAAGTGAAACAGctttttcccccccccccaacagGTTGCGTTTGTCCAAATAAAAGCTACAATCAGGTGTGGCTGGCGGCGGCGTGCGAGCCGCACAACCAGCGTCGGGTGTAGAAGGCCAGCACCATGAGGAGCATCTCCGAGGTGCTGCTCAGCGCCACGATGAACGGCGCCTGCGACGCGAAGTCCGCCTCGGCGCGGCGAAAGGACAGCTGCATGACGGCGAGCGCCAGCAGGCTGTTCTGGACGCCCACCTCGATGCTCACAGTCTTCCTCTGCGGCGGGGCCAGGCCCGCCAGCTTGGCCAGGACCGCCCCCACCGCCAAGCCCAGCAAAGGCACCGTGGCCCCCACCGCCACGATCTGGGGCCTGACGTCGGCCAGGATGGAGGCCCCCATCTGGTACGCCATGAAGATGCCGCCCACGATCAGCACGAAGCTGAAGGGCCGGATGAGGCCCAGCAGGACGCGGGTCAGGGCGGGCAGGCGCAGCTTCACCATCATGCCCAGCGAGATGGGGATGGCGATGAAGAGGAGGGTGAGCAGGATCTTCACGAAGGGGACGTGGAGGGCGGCGTGGACGCCCAGCAGGCGGCCGTACAGCGCCGACGAAAGCGGCATGGCGCCGGCCGCCACCACCGTGGACACCAGCGTCATGGAGATGGCCAGGGTGACGTCGCCCCCCAGCAGGAGGCTGTACAGGTACCCGCCTCCGCCGCCGGGGGCGGAGCAAGTGATAACCAAGCCCAGGGCCAGCGCTTTGGGGAGGACGGCCAGGCGGGCCACGCAGTAGGCGTACAGCGGCATGACCAGGAACTGGGCCAGAACCCCCAGCAGCAGCGGCAGCGGACTCCTCAGCAGCGCCTTCAgaacctccacctccaccttgcAGCCGAAGGCACACTTGTTGACGAAGATGAGGGGCAGCAAGGCGAACAGAACCGGGTTCTCCGAGAAATGGGCCAAGCCGCCCGAGCGGACGAGCCGCGTGGCGGAGTCCTCCCGACCGGCCGCCACGATGATGGAGTAGTCCGTCCGCTCCTCGATCAGCACCGCGGAGTCCCGGTCCGGGTCCAGGAGGAGCCGGATTTCCAGCTGGGCCTGGCCGGGGAAGCCGGAGCGGATGCTGATGACGTAGCTCTTCGTGGGTCCGGCGTGGCCGGCGTCCGTCACGTTGAGGATGGAGAGCACCTCCGGGTCCAAGGAGCGGACCGTCACCGTCTCTTTCCCGCTGGGGCTGCGGTACAAGCTGGACACCACAATCACGCCGTTGGTGTTTTCAGGGAACTCGAATTCGTTGGACGAGCCGTCCCCGATGATGATGTACCGGCTGCCGTCCACGGTCTGGTTCCCGGCGGCCCACGCTCGCCCGGTAACCAGCAGGAGACAACATAGTGGAAATAACGTTAACGTCCTCATTGTCTTCACTGTCGTCCCCTCGCTACGCCCTCATTGTTGTCTCCTTGGTCGCGCCACAGCTCCGCCGCTCGTCTGGGATCCATTTTGCTTTTTATACCGGAACAGAAACATCACCCCGCCCCGCGCCCAACAGGAAACACAATCATCTCCACTCGTTGCAGCTTTGTCCGCCACTCGTCTTTGTTCGCCCTCCGACCCACGTCGGGCGCCAGCGGCGACAATATCCGTTAGTTTGCTCGGTAAAAAGGAGAGAAAACATTGAAGGGCAGGATCGAGTCTGACGTCGGCAGCGTCGATAGCAACGCCGGCCTCATGACGATACTTATGTGATGATATCGAGGTTTTTTTCCCCAAGCTGTTTTCCCCAAGTTTTATTTAaccaataaactaaaaacaaaactgaaggatatattttttaaatattgtcagAACTGGCCCTAAAAATATAGATCAGTGTCGATACTATAGCGATGGTCAAAACTATTTCTTCAgtgttcttctttttttctttaggGTCGACCCTGACGTCGGTAGCGTGGATACCAATACCGGCCTCATGACGATACTAATGTGatgatatcgatttttttcaatatgttttattttaattacaaCCAATAAACTAAAATCAAAACAattgggggattttttttaaagtattggcagaactatacttggtatcggtggataaatacaaatatatcagTGTCGATACTAGCGATGGTCGATAAGTTTACAATTGTtcagtgtttttgtttattttccacaAATACTGTTTCGTCAGGGTCGACCCTGACGTCGGTGGCATCGATACCAACGCCGGCTTCATGACGATACTATTTTAATAATATCTACTTTTTTTCATTTCGTAATGGCAGAACTATACTTGGTGTTGGCGGGATAATACAAATATATCAGTGTCGATACTAGCGATGGTCGATAAGTTTACAATTGTTcagtgttgttgtttattttccaCACATACTGTTTCTTCAGGGTCGACCCTAACGTCGGCGACGTCGATACCAACGCCGGTTTCATGACGATACTAATGTGATAACATCGGGTggttttttttacgtttttcCCAAGTTGTATTTAAATCAtaactaataaactaaaaaaaaaaaaaaacggagggattttttaaaaatattatcaGAACTGACCCTATACTTGGTATCGGCGGATTATTACAAACATATCAGGGTCGATACTAGCGATGGTCGACAAGTTTACAATTCTTCAGtgttcttgtttattttccacacaTACTGTTTCTTCAGGGTCGACCCTGACGTCGGCGGCGTCGATACCAACGCTGATCTCATGAGGATACTAATGTGATGATATCGATATTTTTGTTTTCCAAGCTGTTTTTCCAAAGTTTTATTTAAccaataaactataaacaaaactgagggatttttttattttaaaatattatcAGAACTGGCCCTATACAAATATATCAATGTCAATACTAGCGATGAGTTTACTATTTTTcagtgttcttgtttttttttccacacatactgtTTCTACAAGGTCGACCCTGAACGTCGGCGGCGTCGATACCAACGCCGGCTTCATGACGATACTATTTTAATAAtatctactttttttttcatttcgtaATGGCATAACTATACTTGGTGTCGGCGGATTAATACAAATATATCAGTGTCGATACTAGCGATGGTCGATAATTTTACAATTGTTcagtgttcttgttttttttccacacatactgtTTCTTTAGGGTCGATCCTGACGTCACCTGCCTTGATACCAACGCTGGTCTCATGACGATACTAATGTgacaatatctattttttttttaaatgtttttccaaagttttatgtaaattataaccaataaactaaaaacaaaacaaatggggGAATTCTTTTAAGTATTGGCAGATCTATACTTGGTATCGGCGGATTAATACAAACATATCAGAGTCGATACTAGCGATGGTCGATAAGTTTACAATTGTTCAGtgttcttgtttattttccacacaTACTGTTTATTCTGGGTCGACCCTGACGTCGGCGGCATCGATACCAACACCGGTCTCATGACGATACTAATGTGATaacatcgcttttttttttcaagtagtttttcctatgttttatttaaccaataaactaaaaaaaaaactgagggattaaaaaaaaaaatattgtccgAACTGGCCCTATACAAATATATCAGTGTCGATACTAGCGAAGGTTAATGAGTTTACAATTGTtcagtgtttttgtttattttccacaCATACTGTTTCTTCAGGGTCGATCCTGGCGTCGCCTGCCTTGATACCAACGCTGGTCTCAAGACGGTACAAATGAgacaatatcgatttttttcaaatgtttttccaaagttttatgtaaattataaccaataaactaaaaacaaaacaaatggggGAATTATTTTAAGTATTGGCAGAACTATACGTGGTATCGGCGGTTTAATACAAACATCAATGTCGATACTGGCGATGGTCGATGAGTTTACTATTTTTCAGTGTTCTTggttttttttccacacatactgtTTCTTCAGGGTCGACCCTGACGTCAGCGGGGTCGATACCAACGCCGGCCTCATGACGATACTAATGTGATAacatcattttttaaaatatgtttttcctaatttttatttaaatcataactaataaactaagaaaaaaaacaactgagatactttttaaaaatgttttcagaaCTGGCCCTATACTTGGTATCGGCGGATTAATACAAACATATCAGGGTCGATATTAGCGATGGTCGATAAGTTTACAATTGTTCAGtgttcttgtttattttccacacaTACTGTTTCTTCAGGGTCGACCCTGACGGCGGCGGCGTCGATACCAACGCCGGCCTCATGACAATACTAATGTGATGatatcgatatattttttttccaagctgTTTTTCCAAAGTTTTATTTAaccaataaactaaaaacaaaactgagggattttttattttaaaatattgtcAGAACTGGCCCTATCCAAATATATCAGTGTCGATACTAGCAATGAGTTTACTATTTCTCagtgttcttgtttttttccacacatactgtTTCTACAAGGTCGACCCTGACGTCGGCGGCGTCGATACCAACGCCGGCTTCATGACGAAACTATTTTAATAATATctacttttttttcccattccGTAATGGCATAACTATACTTGGTGTCGGTGGATTCATACAAATATATCAGTGTCGATACTTCCGATGGTCGATAAGTTTCCAATTGTTCagtgttcttgtttttttccacacatactgtTTCTTCAGGGTCGACCAACAGGTTGATACCAACGCTGGCCTCATGACGATACTGTgataatatcgatttttttcaagcttttttttaagttttatttaaccaataaactaaaaacaaaacaactgaagGATTTCTTTTAAATATTGTCAAAACTATATTTGTTATCGGCGGATTGATACAAACATATCAGGGTCGATACTAGCGATGGTCGATGAGTTCACTATTTTTTCGTGTTCTTGTTAATTTTCCACACATAATGTTTCTTCAGGGTCGACCCTGACGTCAGCAGCATTGATACCAATGCCGGCCTCATGACGATACTAATGTgataatatcgatttttttcaaattgtttttcctaagttttatttaaattataaccaataaactaaaaacaaaacaattggttttttttttaaagtattggcAGAACTATACTTGGAATCAACGGATTAATACAAACATATCAGAGTTGATACTAGCGATGGTCGATAAGTTTACAATTGTTCAGTATTcttgtttttttcccacacatactgtTTCTTCAGGGTCGACCCTGACGTCAGCAGCGTCGATACCAACGCCGCCCTCATGACGATACTAATGTGATAATATCGACTTGTTTTTTCCCCAAGCTGTTTTTCCAGTTTTATTCAaccaataaactaaaaacaaaacaactgaggATCTTTCTTGAAAATATTGTCAAAACTATATTTGTTATCGGCAAATTGATACAAACTGATCAGCGTCGATACTAGCGATGGTCGATAAGTTTACTATTTTTCAGTGTTCTTGTTAATTTCCACACATACTGTTTATTCAGGGTCAACCCTGACGTCACCAGCGTTGATACCAACGGCGGCCTCATGACGATActaatgtgataatatatatttttttcaatatgtttTTCTTAAGTTCTATTTAAATAATAaccaataaactaaaaacaaaacaactggggTATTTATTTTAAGTATTGGCAGAACTATACGTGGTATCGGCGGTTTACTACAAACATCAATGTCGATACTAGCGATGGTTGATGAGTTTACTATATTTcagtgttcttgttttttttcccacacatactgtTTCTTCAGGGTCGACCCTGACGTCACCTGCCTTGATACCAACGCTGGTCTCATGACGATACTATTGTGATAATATCGCCTTTTTTTCAAGCTGTTTTTCTAAAGTTTCATTTAAtcaataaactaaaaacaaaacaactgagtttttttttttatattgtcaaAACTATATTTGTTATCGGCGGAATGATACAAACATATCAGCGTCGATACTAGCGATGGTCGATAAGTTTACTATTGTTCAGTGTTCTTGTTAATTTTCCACACATACTGTTTCTTCAGGGTCGACCCTGACCTCACCTGCCTTGATACCAACGCTGGTCTCATGACGATACTAATGTGATAATATCGACTTTTTTTTTCAAGCTGTTTTTCAAAAGTTTTATTTAaccaataaactaaaaacaaaacaactggggtatttattttaaatattgtaaaaactaTATTTGTTATCGGCGGATTGTTACAAACATATCGGGGTCGATACTAGCGATGGTCGATGAGTTTACTATTTTTCAGTGTTCTTGTTAATTTTCCACACATACTGTTTCTTCAGGGTCGACCCTGACGTCGGTGGCATCGATACCAACGCCGGTCTCATGACGATACTAATGTGAtaacatcgatttttttttaatatatattttttcctaagttttatttaaatcataactaataaactaagaaaagaacaactgagggatttttaaaaaatgttttcagaacTGGCCCTATACTTGGTGTCGGTGGTTTAATACAAATATATCAGTGTCGATACTAACGATGTTCGATAAGTTTacaattgagtttgagtttgagtttatttcgaacatcagtgttcttgttttttttccacacatactgtTTCTACAGGGTCGATCCTGACCTCACCTGCCTTGATACCAACGCTGGTCTCATGACGATACTAATGTGagaatatcgattttttttcatatgtttttccaaagttttatgtaaattataaccaataaactaaaaacaaaacaaatggggGAATTCTTTTAAGTATTGGCGGAACTATACGTGGTATCGGCAGTTTAATACAAACATCAATGTCGATACTAGCGATGGTCGATGAGTTTACTATTTTTcagtgttcttgtttttttttccacacatactgtTTCTTCAGGGTCGATCCTGACGTCACCTATCTTGATACTAACGCTGGTCTCATGACGATACTAATGTGACAATatcgattattttttttcaaatgtttttcccAATTTTTATGTAAATTATAACCAATAAACTAGAAACAAAACAAATGAGGGATTTCTTTTAAGTATTGAAACAACTATACGTGGTATCGGCGGTTTACTACACACATCAATGTCGATACTAGCGATGGTCGATGAGTTTACTATTTTTcagtgttcttgttttttttccacacatactgtATCTTCAGGGTCGATCCTGACGTCACCTATCTTGATACCAACGCTGGTCTTATGACGATACTAATGTGaccatatcgattttttttttcaaatgtttttcccAATTTTTATGTAAATTACAACCAATAAACTAGAAACAAAACAAATGAGAGATTTCTTTTAAGTATTGGAAGAACTATACGTGGTATCGGCGGTTTAATACACACATCAATGTCGATACTAGCAATGGTCGATAAGTTTActatttttcatccatccatccatccattttctaccgcttattccctttcggggtcgcggggggcgctggcgcctatctcagctacaatcgggcggaaggcagggtacaccctggacaagtcgccacctcatcgcagggccaacacagatagacagacaacattcacactcacattcacacactagggccaatttagtgttgccaatcaacctatccccaggtccatgtctttggaagtgggaggaagccggagtacccggagggaacccacgcattcacggggagaacatgcaaactccacacagaaagatcccgagcctggatttgaacccaggactgcaggaacttcgtattgtgaggcagacgcactaacccctctgccaccgtgaagccctatttttcagtgttcttgtttttttccacacacaCTGTTTCTTCAGGGTCGATCCTGACGTCGGCGACGTCGATACCAACGCCGGCCTCATGACGATACTAATGTGATAACATCGGGGGGGTTTTATATGTTTTTCCTAAGTTGTATTTAAATCAtaactaataaactaaaaaaaaaaaaaaaaacggagggatttttttttaaatattggcaGAACTGACCCTATACTTGGTATCGGCGGATTATTACAAACATATCAGGGTCGATACTAGCGATGGTCGACAAGTTTACAAATTTTCAGTGTTCATGTTTATTTTCCACACATACTGTTTcttcaggttcgtccctgacgtCGGCGGCGTCGATACCAACGCTGGTCTCGTGACGATACTAATGTGatgatatcgatttttttcaatatgtttttcttaagttttatttaatttataaccaataaactaaaaacaaaacaactggggTATTTATTTTAAGTATTGGCAGAACTATACGTGGTATCGGCGGTTTAATACAAACATATCAGCGTCGATACTAGCGATGGTCGATGAGTTTACTATTTTCTTGTGTTCTTGTTAATTTTCCACAGATACTGTTTTTTCAGGGTCGACCCTGACGTCAGCAGCGTCGATACCAATGCCGGCCTCATGACGATACTAATGTgataatatcaattttttttccaatatgtTTTCCTAAGTTTTATTTTAGTTACAACCGATAtatctaaaaacaaaacaattgggGGATTTTTTAAAGTATTGGCAGCACTATACTTGGTATCGGCGGATTAATACAAACATATCAGCGTCGATACTAGCGATGGTCGATAAGTTTACAATTGTTCAGtgttcttgtttattttccacacaTACTGTTTCTTCAGGGTCGACCCTGACGTCAGCAGCGTCGATACCAACGCCTCATGACGATACTAATGTgataatatcgatttttttcaagcTGTTTTTCCTaagtttttttgaaaaatattgtcAGAACTGGCCCTATACAAAGATATCAGTGTCGATACTAGCGATGGTCAATACTATTTTTCAGTGTTGTTTTTTAACCACACATACAGTTTTTTCAGGGTCAACCCTGACGTCGGCGTCGTCGATACCAACGCTGGTCTCATGACGATACTAATGTgatatcattgtttttttttcttcatttcaatatgtttttccaaattttattTAAATCATAACCAATGTGATGATATCgtttttcatatttttgtaatcataaccaatagactaaaaacaaaacaactgagggatttttattttaaatattgtcAAAACTATATTTGTTATCGGCGGATTGATACAAACATATCAGGGTCGATACTATAGCGATGGTCGATGAGTTTACTATTTTCTTGTGTTCTTGTTAATTTTCCACAGATACTGTTTTTTCAGGGTCGACCCTGACGTCAGCAGCGTCGATACCAATGCCGGCCTCATGACGATACTAATGTTATAATATAAAAAATTTTTCCTATATGTTTTCCTAAGTTTTATTTTAGTTACAACCGatatactaaaaacaaaacaattgggGGATTTTTTAAAGTATTGGCAGAACTATACTTGGTATCGGCGGTTTAATACACACATCAATGTCGATACTAGCAATGGTCGATAAGTTTACAATTTTtcagtgttctttttttttttccacactcaCTGTTTCTTCAGGGTCGACCCTGACATCGGCGACGTCGATACCAACGCCGGCCTCATGGCGATACTAATGTGATAACATCGGGGGGTTTTTATATGTTTTTCCTAAGTTGTATTTAAATCATAActaataaactgaaaaaaaacaaaaacggagggattttttttttaatatggtcaGAACTGACCCTATACTTGGTATCGGCGGATTATTACAAACATATCAGGGTCGATACTAGCGATGGT
The DNA window shown above is from Nerophis ophidion isolate RoL-2023_Sa linkage group LG14, RoL_Noph_v1.0, whole genome shotgun sequence and carries:
- the LOC133568230 gene encoding P3 protein-like — encoded protein: MRTLTLFPLCCLLLVTGRAWAAGNQTVDGSRYIIIGDGSSNEFEFPENTNGVIVVSSLYRSPSGKETVTVRSLDPEVLSILNVTDAGHAGPTKSYVISIRSGFPGQAQLEIRLLLDPDRDSAVLIEERTDYSIIVAAGREDSATRLVRSGGLAHFSENPVLFALLPLIFVNKCAFGCKVEVEVLKALLRSPLPLLLGVLAQFLVMPLYAYCVARLAVLPKALALGLVITCSAPGGGGGYLYSLLLGGDVTLAISMTLVSTVVAAGAMPLSSALYGRLLGVHAALHVPFVKILLTLLFIAIPISLGMMVKLRLPALTRVLLGLIRPFSFVLIVGGIFMAYQMGASILADVRPQIVAVGATVPLLGLAVGAVLAKLAGLAPPQRKTVSIEVGVQNSLLALAVMQLSFRRAEADFASQAPFIVALSSTSEMLLMVLAFYTRRWLCGSHAAASHT